GCGCGGTCGGTTTCATGCTGCCGGGCGGGCGAACGGCCTTCAACGTGGCGATCCGAACTATCGAGCTACAGGGACGGCGCGGCGTGTATGGCACTGGCAGCGGTATCGTCTGGGACTCGGAGCCGCAGCAGGAGTTCCGGGAGTGTATGCTCAAGACCGAGATTCTCTCCGGACTTGTTCCATCATCCCCTGGCATTTTCGAGACTATCCAGTGGAATGGATTCGACTATCTGCTGCTCGACGACCATCTCGACCGGCTTTTTGCATCGGCACAAGCGCTTGGGATCAAGGTTGACCAGAGTGCCGTGCTTGATGAGCTGGATGCAAAGGCGGAGGAGCTTCGGGCGCTTGGCGGTCGTCACCGCGTCAGATTGACGCTTGGCCACAACGGCGACGTGCTGGTGGAATCGGAGCCATTTACGCTCGACTTGTCCGGCAACTCTGTCCGGGTGTGCATCGCCAGCGAACGGGTCGATTCCGCCGATTCGCTGCTTCATTACAAGACGACGGCCCGTAATCGCTACGATCAGGCGCTGATGCAGGCGATGGGCAAAGGATTTGGCGAGGTGCTGTTCCTGAACGAGCGTGGAGAGTTGACCGAAGGGGCCATCAGCAATGTGCTGCTTCGGATCGACGGTAGCTGGTTTACACCACCCGAATCATCCGGGCTGCTCAACGGCGTGTTCCGGCGTTACCTCTTGCGCACTCGTCCCTGGATCAAAGAACGATCGCTTACCCTCGACGATCTTCGCCGTGCCGAGATCGTGTTGATCTGCAATTCTCTGCGGGGGATGCGCCGTGCCGAGGTCGATATTTCCGAATGATCGCTTCTCAGAGGTTGAAGCGCAACCAGCAGCGCCGTATATTGATACCAGAAATCGTTTTAGCAACCGCTAACCTCCTCCAGCCATGAGAGACCACACGCCGAATTTCAAAATGCTCGAACTTTCCGACGAGAGCAAGCGACTCATCAAAGATACGGTCACCCAGCTTTTGGAAAAGCTTTCCGGCGATGGTCAGCTTACTCCGGATGCGCGTCTTGAGTTCTGGGTCGAGATCCCCGGCGTGAAGCATCCCCGCGGGACCTTCCGGGGCGGCTGCCTCATGCCCGACAGCTATCTCTGTCTCTCAGACTGGTTCAAGGCTGGAACTCCGGCAATCGAAGCTGGTGAGGAGTATGCCGAGAAAGAGCATCCGCTCGACGAGGCTTGGGCTGACCTGCTTGACGAGTTGTACTACCAGATCGAAATTTTCACCTCGATGGCCACAGCCAATCAGGGGATTACGATCGAACTCTGGGCTGGTACCCGGAATCGCCCTGAGTGCGAGTGGCTTTATGCCGTGGATAAAAAGATCGAGTTGCCGTAAGAGAAAGAAGCGAACAAAAGAATGGAAAAGAGCGCTTGTTGCTCTTGACGGCAAGGGCGACCAGTTGGTCGCCCTTGATGTTTTGTGACTACGAAAGCACTTTTTCAGGCCAGTCGCAAGCTTCGATGATTGGGCACTTGCTGCACTCCGGCTTCTTTGCCTTGCAGGTGTAGCGTCCGTGCAGGACGAGGTAGTGGTGGAAGTCGATCATTCTCGATTCGGGAATGATTTTGAGTAGCGCCTCTTCGGTCTGTTCCGGCTTCGAGGTTTTGCAGAGGCCGATGCGGTTCGAGACGCGGTGCACGTGCGTATCGACCGGCATGGTCGGCACGCCGAATGCATTGCTCAGCACCACGTTGGCCGTCTTCCTTCCAACCCCCGGCAGGCTTTCCAGCGCTTCGCGTGAAGCCGGAACATCGCCGCCGAACTCATCGACAAGCCGCTGGCTCATAGCGAGAATATTTTTCGCCTTGTTGTTGTAGTAGTTGATCGGACGGATGATGGTTTTGATGTCATCCACATCCATGCGGCTCATCGCTTCGGCGTCGGGTGCGGCTTTGAACAGTTCGACCGTGAGCTGGTTGACCTTTTTGTCGGTCGCCTGCGCGGCCATGATGGTGGCCACCAGAAGCTGGAACGGAGTTTCGTAGTCCAGCTCGCTTTTCGGGTTCGGCCAGACGGCCGTGAGCGCCTTGTCGATGAAGGCGATCTTTTCGGGGACGGTCATGCTCATGGCTTTTGGCGCGCGTTAGCGGTTGCTTTCCGACTTCTGCATCTTCGACTCGGTGTGGTCGATCAGGCCGCGTCCGCACTTCTGGATGCGTCCCTCGGCTTTCAGGTCGTTGAAAATGGCGTCGAGAATGCCATTGACAAACTTGCTGCTCTTTTCGGTGCTGTTGAACTTCTTGGCAATTTCAATCGCTTCGTTGATCGAAACCTTCGGCGGAATGTCTTCGCAGTAGAGGATTTCGGCAAGGGCCATGCGCAGGATGTTTTTGTCGATGATCGCAATGCGGTTCATGTCCCAGTTGAAGGTGTGCTTGGCTATATGTCGGTCGATCTCTTCGCGATGGTCGATGATGCTTTTCATCAGGTGGTTGAAGAACTTCATCGCGTTCGGGTCGTCTGCCATCTCCTTGGTCAGCAGCCAGTTGGTCGCCGAGTCGGTATCGACATCCCGGAGTTCAAGCGTGTAAAGCGCCTGAATGATTTTTTCTCTGAGCTGCCGTCGGTAGGTCTTCATGATGCGGAATTAAGAGTGTTTTGGTGTAAGGATGCTGGCGAGAACTTCATCGGTCTCGGCAAAATTTCTGAACAGCGTTCCGGGTTTGTGCCGGGCCAGCTCCTCCATCGTAAAATTGCCGGTCGCTACGGCGATCGAGCGGGCATCGAGTTCGCGCGCGCAACGGATGTCGTGTTCGGTGTCGCCGATAATAACGATTTGCGAGGAGGAATAGTTTGCTCCGGTCATGCGCCGGGCCCGTTCGAGCGCGATATGGGGAAGTTCGTTGCGGTCGAGCGCGTCGTCTGCGAAGGCGCCGAACGGAAAGTAGTGGTCGATCTCCGGGAGTTTGAGCTTGTGGCGTCCCGAGCCTTCGAAGTTGCCGGTCAACAGGCCGAGCAGGATATCGCTTCGAACTGAAAGGGTGTCGAGCAGTTCGCGTACCCCTTCGAGCAGGGTGATGTCTTCACGCCGTGCGCGTTCGCGGAAAAGGGCGATGTAGGCTTCCTTGGCTTTATCGAACTTGTCTGCAATTTCGGCACGTTCGAGTCCGACGTTGGAGAGCACTTCGTAGATGATTGCCCCGTCCATCTTGCCGGAGAAGTCGTGACTGCCGGTGCTGCCTTCGGTGCCGTACACCTCGATGAGCGCGTCGGCCAGCACGCGTCGGTTCATGCTTCCGACTTTCAGAAGGGTTCCATCGATGTCGAACAGAACAAGTGTGCGGGACATAATCAGGATGCTGTTTCCTCAGAGCGTGCGTTTTCGATCTTGACCGGAATGAGTTTTGAAACTCCTTCCTCTTCCATCGTGACGCCGTAAAGTGCCTGGCACGAGGCCATGCTCTTTTTGTTGTGCGTAACGATAATAAATTGAGTGTTATTCTCAAATTTTTTCAGAAGCTTGATGAAACGCCCGACGTTGGCGTCGTCGAGCGGCGCATCGACCTCGTCGAGGATGCAGAAGGGGCTCGGCTTGACCAGGTAGATCGCAAACAGCAGCGACAGCGCGGTCAGCGCTTTTTCGCCGCCGCTGAGCTGCTCGATGGCCAGTGGCTTCTTGCCGCGCGGCTTGGCGACGATCTGGATGTGCGCTTCGAGCGGATCGTCCTCCGCCGTGTGGATCAACAGATCAACCTCGTCTTCAGGGTCGAACAGGTCGTGGAAAATCCGGATGAAGTTCTTCCGCACCTGGTCGAAGGTTTCCCGGAATTTTTCGAGCGCCGTACGGTTGATCTCCTCGATGGTCTCCCTGAGCTGCTTTTCGGCGCTGACCAGATCCTCTTTCTGAGCAGTCAGGAAGTCGAGGCGCTCCTTTTCGGCATCGTACTCCTCCAGCGCCAGTTCGTTCACACCACCGAACTGCTCTTTCTGTTTTTGCAGGTAGGCGAGTCGCTCCTTCGA
This portion of the Chlorobaculum parvum NCIB 8327 genome encodes:
- the nth gene encoding endonuclease III; the protein is MSMTVPEKIAFIDKALTAVWPNPKSELDYETPFQLLVATIMAAQATDKKVNQLTVELFKAAPDAEAMSRMDVDDIKTIIRPINYYNNKAKNILAMSQRLVDEFGGDVPASREALESLPGVGRKTANVVLSNAFGVPTMPVDTHVHRVSNRIGLCKTSKPEQTEEALLKIIPESRMIDFHHYLVLHGRYTCKAKKPECSKCPIIEACDWPEKVLS
- the nusB gene encoding transcription antitermination factor NusB, producing MKTYRRQLREKIIQALYTLELRDVDTDSATNWLLTKEMADDPNAMKFFNHLMKSIIDHREEIDRHIAKHTFNWDMNRIAIIDKNILRMALAEILYCEDIPPKVSINEAIEIAKKFNSTEKSSKFVNGILDAIFNDLKAEGRIQKCGRGLIDHTESKMQKSESNR
- a CDS encoding HAD family hydrolase, whose translation is MSRTLVLFDIDGTLLKVGSMNRRVLADALIEVYGTEGSTGSHDFSGKMDGAIIYEVLSNVGLERAEIADKFDKAKEAYIALFRERARREDITLLEGVRELLDTLSVRSDILLGLLTGNFEGSGRHKLKLPEIDHYFPFGAFADDALDRNELPHIALERARRMTGANYSSSQIVIIGDTEHDIRCARELDARSIAVATGNFTMEELARHKPGTLFRNFAETDEVLASILTPKHS